The following are encoded in a window of Peromyscus eremicus chromosome 12, PerEre_H2_v1, whole genome shotgun sequence genomic DNA:
- the Lsg1 gene encoding large subunit GTPase 1 homolog codes for MGRRRAPGSGSLGRVLIRHQTQRSRSQRHTDSWLHTSELNDGYDWGRLNLQSVTEQSSLEDFLATAELAGTEFVAEKLNIKFVLPEARTGLLSFEESQRIKKLHEENRQFLCIPRRPNWDRKTSPEELKQAEKDNFLKWRRQLVRLEEEQKLILTPFERNLDFWRQLWRVIERSDIVVQIVDARNPLLFRCEDLECYVKEIDAAKENVILINKADLLTAEQRFAWASHFENEGVKVIFWSALAETIHSKDQGNGVAGEASRTESENSSLDENETPRRDLLSLSEGSASDEDDSEYEDCQEEEEEEEEDWQTCSEEDSSPEEEDCGQDWKEHCPVDSEAQNRTIPESHAMNNRSHLVSKQELLELLKKLHTGKKVKDGQLTVGLVGYPNVGKSSTINTIMGNKKVSVSATPGHTKHFQTLYVEPGLCLCDCPGLVMPSFVSTKAEMICNGILPIDQMRDHVPPVSLVCQNIPRHVLEATYGINIIKPGEDEDPYRPPTSEELLTAYGCMRGFMTAHGQPDQPRSARYILKDYVKGKLLYCHPPPGRDPVTFQNQHQQLLEIKTKAEEIQLQPGRNKKAKQIENGVDKAFFHQENVRALTKGVRAVMGYKPGSGLLSAAAVSAENVAGKPWKKHGNRNKKEKSRRLYRHLDL; via the exons TTGCACACGAGTGAACTCAACGATGGCTATGACTGGGGCCGCCTTAATCTTCAGTCAGTGACGGAACAGAGCTCCCTTGAGGACTTCCTTGCAACTGCAGAACTTGCAGGGACTGAGTTCGTAGCTG AGAAGCTTAACATCAAGTTTGTGCTCCCTGAGGCTAGAACTGGACTGCTGTCTTTTGAGGAGAGCCAGAGAATTAAGAAACTCCATGAAGAAAACAGACAGTTCTTGTGTATACCAAGGAG ACCAAACTGGGACAGAAAAACGAGCCCTGAAGAACTgaaacaggcagagaaagataACTTCCTAAAATGGAGACGCCAGCTTGTCCG GCTAGAAGAGGAACAAAAGTTGATATTGACTCCCTTTGAACGAAATTTGGACTTTTGGCGCCAGCTCTGGAGGGTCATTGAGAGAAG TGATATTGTGGTCCAGATAGTAGATGCTCGAAACCCACTCCTGTTTAGATGTGAGGATTTG GAATGTTATGTGAAGGAGATAGATGCCGCTAAGGAGAACGTCATTCTGATAAACAAAGCGGACCTGTTGACTGCTGAGCAGCGCTTTGCCTGGGCCTCACACTTTGAAAACGAAGGTGTGAAGGTTATTTTCTGGTCAGCTTTGGCGGAAACCATTCACTCTAAG GACCAAGGCAACGGGGTTGCTGGAGAAGCCAGCAGAACTGAGTCTGAAAACTCAAGTTTGGATGAGAATGAAACTCCACGCAGAGATTTGCTCTCACTTAGTGAGGGGTCCGCAAGTGACGAAGACGACAGTGAGTATGAGGActgccaggaggaggaggaggaggaggaggaggactggcAGACGTGTTCGGAAGAAGACAGCAGCCCTGAGGAGGAGGACTGTGGTCAGGACTGGAAGGAACACTGTCCTGTCGATTCTGAGGCTCAGAACAGAACAATTCCAGAGAGCCATGCCATGAACAATCGTAGCCACCTGGTGTCTAAGCAGGAGTTACTGGAGCTCCTGAAGAAGCTCCACACTGGGAAGAAGGTGAAAGATGGACAGCTAACTGTCGGGCTG GTGGGCTACCCTAATGTTGGTAAGAGCTCAACCATCAACACTATCATGGGCAACAAGAAAGTGTCTGTGTCTGCCACACCTGGCCACACCAAACATTTCCAG ACTCTGTATGTGGAGCCTGGCCTCTGCCTGTGTGACTGCCCGGGCCTGGTGATGCCATCCTTTGTGTCTACCAAAGCAGAGATGATTTGCAATGGGATCCTCCCGATCGACCAGATGAGAGATCACGTTCCCCCCGTATCACTA GTTTGCCAGAATATCCCACGCCATGTTTTGGAAGCTACCTATGGTATTAACATTATAAAGCCTGGAGAAGACGAAGACCCCTACCGACCTCCAACCTCAGAAGAGCTGTTGACGGCTTATGGAT GCATGCGTGGATTCATGACAGCACATGGACAGCCAGACCAGCCTCGATCTGCACGTTACATCCTGAAGGACTATGTCAAA GGTAAACTACTGTACTGCCACCCTCCTCCTGGAAGAGATCCTGTGACGTTCCAGAATCAACATCAGCAACTCTTAGAGATCAAAACAAAAGCTGAAGAAATACAACTCCAGCCGGGcagaaacaaaaaagccaaacagATTGAAAATGGAGTTGACAAAGCCTTTTTCCATCAG GAGAACGTCAGAGCGCTGACCAAAGGGGTGCGGGCTGTGATGGGCTACAAGCCCGGGAGTGGCCTGCTGAGCGCAGCTGCTGTGAGCGCTGAGAACGTGGCTGGGAAGCCCTGGAAAAAACATGGCAAccgaaataaaaaagagaaaagtcgTAGGCTCTACCGACACCTGGATCTGTGA